The genomic DNA ACGAAGGTCAGCTCCGTTGCCGCGCTACGCATGAGCCCTCCGGTAACCAGCTTCACACCGATGCGCCCGTCGACAATCACGGACGCGGTGAGACGTTTTCTCCGACCGACCTCGTCGCGACCGGACTCGGCACGTGCATCGTGACGATCATGGGGATCTACGCCAACAAGCATGACCTGGACCTCGGCGAAATGACCGTGAGCATCGACAAAGAGATGGACGGCCCGCCCCGGCATATTTCGAAGCTGACCGTCACCGTCGATGTACCCCACGCGTTCGATGAGAAAACCGAACGCGCTCTCCGTAACGCTGCCGAAGGCTGCCCCGTCGCCAAGAGCCTTGGCCCCAACACCGAAATCGATCTCACCATTCGCTTCGGGCAGCCCGTTTCGTAGCGTTAGAACGTTGGGTCGTTGAGGCGTTTGGGATTGTGAATCGTGGATTGTCAATTGTGAATTGGATTGTGTTCAGACATGGTCGCGCTCGGGCATTGAATCACCCTTGCGTTGGACGTTGGTACGTTGGGAACGTGTTTGGCGGATGGATCGCGGAAACGTACGCAT from Longibacter salinarum includes the following:
- a CDS encoding OsmC family protein; its protein translation is MVHIDVSYEGQLRCRATHEPSGNQLHTDAPVDNHGRGETFSPTDLVATGLGTCIVTIMGIYANKHDLDLGEMTVSIDKEMDGPPRHISKLTVTVDVPHAFDEKTERALRNAAEGCPVAKSLGPNTEIDLTIRFGQPVS